The Miscanthus floridulus cultivar M001 chromosome 7, ASM1932011v1, whole genome shotgun sequence genome includes a region encoding these proteins:
- the LOC136465154 gene encoding uncharacterized protein, with amino-acid sequence MEAMPLPPPPPLRIRVTMVKRLPPRSSRKRPADELPLVPLEVLKVRPGSFAHWVAEAQAAIQRGAASARADPKEPATQGGAAEATPTQIGKGVLLPHEGEAHESDGAGVPLVAEAPGVSEAEATEAGAPKTAETTAVGVGVSTTTEATMVEAGAPETIEAMTAEAGAPEIIEANVMVARPSAQEAEMKAAEALVAPLVQGPLLLRGSAREVEVYPISSDNTSQARGVVDAEETELGREVSRAAEASQIEAQCLKEKAEASMAEAQR; translated from the exons ATGGAGgcgatgcctctgccgccgccgccgcctttgcGGATAAGGGTCACCATggtgaagcggttgccgccccgctcgag CCGGAAGCGACCTgcggacgagcttcccttggTGCCCCTTGAGGTGCTCAAGGTGAGGCCCGGCTCcttcgcccactgggtggcggaggcgcaagccgctatacaacgcggcgcggcgtcggcgagggccgacccgaaggagccagccacccaaggaggggctgccgaggcgaccccgacacagatagggaaggGAGTGCTTCTGCCCCACGAGGGCGAGGCTCATGAGTCGGATGGAGctggcgtgcccttggttgccgaggcccccggggtctccgaggctgaggcgacggaggccggggcaCCCAAGACCGCTGAGACCACAGCGGTGGGGGTCGGTGTTTctacgaccaccgaggccactatggtggaggccggagcccccgagaccatcgaggccatgactgcggaggctggagcccccgagaTCATCGAGGCCAACGTGATGGTGGCGAGGCCGTCtgcccaggaggcggagatgaaggctgcggaggccttggtggcgcccttggttcagggcccgctgTTGTTACGAGGGAGCGCCCGAGAGGTGGAGGTCTATCCAATCTCCTCCGACAATACTTCCCAGGCGCGGggggtggtcgacgccgaggagaccg agctagggaGAGAGGTCTCCAGGGCTGCCGAGGCTTCTCAGATCGAGGCCCAGTGCctgaaggaaaaggccgaggcctccatggccgaggcccaacgcTAG